The genomic segment AATCACTCCAACTGTTGTAAGATTATGGTGTTgatatgaatagagagagagagagagagagagagagagagagagagatgtatgaaaatgtaaaaaatggatTCAGTAATACAGTTAGCATTACAATAAGATGTATTTACTATAGAACACTTAACATTACTCCTTATGTCATATACAAAGTAGACCAACATTTACATTAAACAAGAAACGAACACTGAGTCACCATGTCGACCCCTCGAGTATCTACTTTGAAGGGTGGGCGTGACACACAATATTCACGCGTGGTATACCTCTCCACCTTAACCGCGAGTCCTCCACGGAAACTATAGCAATCACATTACTTTGTATATAATAAGAACTTTCCCTGAACATATTCCCGAGACGGGACGAATGAAACTTTATGCCCACAGTTTTGCCATTAAAGAAAAGTTATGGCGATCGTGAGCAATCTACCTCGCTGCCACATGCTTAACTCTTGTTCTACGCTCACGAGAACTGAACCCTTTCCCAGGGATGAGGCGCTACTTTTTGGGAATGACATCAGATTCGGGTTCGCGCCCGCACCAGTTCTGCGCGATACACGTCCgtcataatggtggtggtggcgtccgTCTGAACACTCAACTTGCTGGAGGTTTCTCGGCTAGACATCACCATCTGTTGATATTTAGATTAACGGTAAACctacttttttcttgttattcattcGGTGTTTAAATTTCACTGATTTATATTGTGTTTACTGCATATTGAAACTGGAACTCCAGAAACTCTTACCTCATTTTTGCTTGTCCTGCGGTATGCCTTGATATAGAAGTCGGTGAAGAGAATCAAGAAGAGCACAGCCATGCTATTGACCCATATCAACAGAACGGGCGGCACTGCACACTCCACGAAGAACACCTGGTGGAAACACGGTTCAGTTTGCCTGTCACAATCCCGGCGTCAGTTTATGCAACACTGCGCCTATAATAATTTGACTTCTTACTTGTGAAAAGTATCTAAAAATGTTGTACCATGTAAAAGTGTACTCACCATCGCGTTCTGCGCCATAACCGTAAGAAACTGAACAATCTGAAGGGTGGTGAGGTACTTCTTCCACCACAGGAAGGGTCGCACGCGTGGCCCCATGGCCGCCAGCAGGTAGTACAGGTACATCACAGTGTGCACGAACGCGTTCAGAAATATTAAGAGGGTTGTGTGTCCccctggagaaaaaaagaaaaaaaaatcacacacacacacacacacacacattataaacTCCATTTTCACCTTATTACGGCAAATTTCTATTAACAAAAGAATCTTAAGGAAATTACGGAACTGAACTGGCTGATCTGATTAGAATATTTTACATTAATtggtgcacttttttttttcgttgtcttGGTAAGTGTTCTTTACatggaaaaattaaatagatacaTGAAAAGTACAGAGATATCCATGTATAGTGTCTGTCGTgctcgcttacacacacacacacacacacacacacacacacacacacacacacacacacacactcaccgctATGATGACGCACGCCGTACCACATACAGACAGGCATCAGTGAGTGGTGACAGACGTGCAGGAGGGAAACGTGttcgttcttcttgttcataATGAAGAAGATCTGCAAGTCACGAGAAGGTAATGGGTGTTGTCTCCATAATCTTTGCGTGCTTTCTCAAAACCTTTTCACCGagtcgtaatctctctctctctctctctctctctctctctctctctctctcacacacacacacacacacacacacacacacacacacacacacagcggaaaGTTTTTCTTGTAGTATCTTCAGTAATTATGTTTAACAAACATAATGATAGGAAGGTCTAACTTTACTCACCGTGTCAATGAAGTCCGCAAACTTGGAGAGCAAGTACCAGTAGCCAACTCGTAACATCTGTTACGAAATTTAATGTCAAACAAAAGTTGGTCCTGTAGTGTTGACATTAATACTTttcagtgaaagaaaaagttataCAGATGATATTTATatggatgaatatggaaactcaaTATATTATAGTGGTTCGTCTAATCAACACTCACCCTCATTGCCTGCGGGTTGCCCGAGTAGTCGCACCTTTGACACACGAACGAATAGCTCCCGAACCAGCCGCCCATGCCCGCCTGCGTGCACCACCAATGAGAAGTCAGTGATCAGTCTGTCATATCGTCCGATAAAGAGGAAACAATTCATATATGCATGTgcacatttctttcttaatgGATAATTACAACTTTGTTCAACTGAAAACTGTTACTGATGGAAGGATGACAAACATTCCTATAAACTTTAATCAaaacgaaaaatatgaaaaatatcacCTCCCAAAAGAGCCAAGCAGAGAAGACGACCTGGAGGGCGTTGTAGGCCATCATGTAGGGCCTTAGTCCAGAGATAGGCTTCCTGTCTCTCATGTACTGCGGTCCCCACCAGGTGACACCAGCCACAAACAGGAAGCACGCCAGGATAGTCGGTATTGGTGAGGACATAAGGAACCACGAATTCATGCGGGGATCGGGATTCAACTGCCGTGCCACCGTCAAGTCGCCAAACATATAACTTATTGTTAGCATCACTGCCACCCATTTGCCCGTCGTCTTCAGGTTTTCAAGAGGATCTGTCATATGTTTAGATGGTTAGTAATTCCGTGATCCATCATGGAGCAACATGCCATGGATCTTAACAACAAACGTTTCCACATTTTATCCAATGCTTTTAACCTGCTCTAGTGAAAGTTAGTAGATTTTCGACTGCTTTTTCAAGACATCGTGTTGATTTTTATCAAGAACTCtttataaaaaaggaaaaaagaaaaacggaaaccACAAGAGCCTTGATAAGCTGTGTGGGTTTTGAGTATTATTGCTACTGAGAATTTAGCGTTTAAGAATGCGAAAGTTTGTCAGCTTACGCTGAGACAGGCGAAGTATAAGCAAATACTAATCCGTGATGATAGTCTGCAGGTGTTGCATGTTTTTAGACAATCAAAAGATATCACGTGTCAAGATGACATGTGTGCACGACTTACCATTCGTTGGGTGTGGCGCGGGGGCGGAGGCGGGAGCGGGGGCGTGAGGCTGCATCTTGTGTCAGGGGCTCGGCAGGAAGGGAGTGAGCAGCGGCTAATCACTGATGAGCACGAGTGGACGGAACAATCCACCCAAGTTTGGAAAGCAGCTTATTAAAACCTGGAAAGAAAGTGTGTTGTAATTCAAGCAGTCATGCATTTTTGTGTcacagttttctttttactttcacagttagaaaaaaaaaaagtatatacctAGAAAGAAACGGGAAAGTGTTGACTCATGTAACTCGTGTAGTGGAGCatatagtgtatgtgtgtgtgtgtgtgtgtgtgtgtgtgtgtgtgtgtgtgtgtgtgtgtgtgtgtgtgtgtgtgtgtgtgtgtgtgtgtgtacggtctTCATTATGGCTATTATTATGGATGTCTTTTCCTGCTTCTCCGTGAAACCCTGGCGAAACAgtgcgagaaaaaaaataaatatatcgcACTGTTTCGCCAGGGTTTCACGGAGAAGCAGGAAAAGACatccataatatatatatatatatatatatatatatatatatatatatatatatatatatatatatatatatatatatatatacacacacacacacacacacacacacacacacacacacacacacacacacacacacacacacacacacacacacatatatatatatatatatatatatatatatatatatatatatatatatatatatatatatatatatatatatatatatatatgggagagTAGTTAAGGACAAAAAACAATGAGAAGTTCCCTTAAATGTCCacttcagaaaatgtaataaaatgtaGAGTCTGTAGAGTCAACCAGTTTAGTTTTGTGAGATGTTTTGATATACTTCAAAACACATCAGAATGTacgagaaaatatagaaagagaaaagagtttCGGCGTTTACCAATAAAAGGTGTGGAAGAGTTaaaatactagttaactcttgcattagtacGGTAGATAGAACATAGGTGAGAATCAATAGAAAGTATTGTCCGGCTAGGCCGTGGAAGGTTAAGAGGTACGCAGTTAGCAAGTCTGCAGTAAACAagtaaatggaaggagagagtaagagatgcaacattgctgCATTGAGAAACTGAAAACATTatcagaagagaagaatgaataagatgAGAAGTCTTTGTCTCCACCTTTGCCATAGGTATAAGTTCACTCTTTCTATAGTGGAAGAGTGCTCCTTTTATGGGCTAATGATGTTCCTATATAGAATTAGTAgctgggagaaggaaaaatatcatcGGAGACGACAAAGAACACCTAACTTTATAGAACCTCTTTTAtcaagaaatgagatgtgatATTTTTCAATTAGATTTTTGACAGATGACAGTTAAGTGTATATGTCCTTTGCATATCCCCATCCCTGTAAAAGATAAATATTATTGGGTGTTTCTAAAGGAGACAGGATAGTTGTCTAGAAAGTTGAGATGAATGGATTGATGGTGGAACTAAGAAGAACTGTAAGGAACTGAACAATATAAGGAAGGTTGAGGCTTCTCCGCGTGAGTCATGTGTCTGTCAAAAGACGCTCAATGGATCGTCCTATTGTCTTTAGCACTTCCTACAGTCACCatcatttatccttctttttttttcaataattagAATTCACACACTTTATAAAGcttggaaataaaactaaacCATTTACTATTACACAATTTTCAAGTTTCATAAAATCTTCTGAATGCAAGCCAGACCGGAGTACATAAAACCATGACTGTGATGAATAAGTAATTTGTGATGATTTTTAAACTTTGATTATGAAAATGCAATCTTTGActtgttatgatcttttcatgATATACTCTACGGAACAAAGTTAACTTATTTCTCTGGTGCTGACacggttaatctctctctctctctctctctctctctctctctctctctctctctctctctctctctctctctctctctctctctctctctctctctctctctctctcgtgtctgtgtgtgtgtgtgtgtgtgtgtgtgtgtgtgtgtatgttgttcttgttcttctcttctgcgAAAGAAAAGAATTTGAGCTATGGTGAaagtgaaattctctctctctctctctctctctctctctctctctctctctctctctctctctctctctctctctctctcatgcaaggaAAGCTAAGGACGAAGCGCTCGGGAACTCTttgtcaaataaaaaaattaagaaaaaaatcgtTGAGACAGACTCCAAATACTGTCAGTTTCACGTTAAGAAACCAATCAACCTGGCCATATATagggaggaaggtgagaaaggTTTATTTAGGAGTCTTTTTCTCTATATCTTTTTTGCAAGCATATGAGATGTGTAGTGGTGAGTAGTATGTAGGGTGCACCACGAAACTACCCCTCTCCATTAGAGGATGACTGGGTTATGATGTGAAAGATGTGTGTACCAGTATCAGTGTGTGATGTTTGATCTGTGTGTGGTAGTGCCGGCCTGGTATGTATGCATAtaaatacatgaaaggaaaagatacaaaCCACCGACAGTGAAATATTATCAGAGAGGCACGCGCCGAGCTCCTACTCACCGAAACACACCAGTTCACAAATCGCCTTGGCTATGATTTTTTACTCGAATCATGGAGAATATTTGAATTTATATACCTGTTGACAATTATGAGCAAGAACAACTTGAgttagagagaaagtgaaagcagTGTATTTCTTGCTAGTAATCAACAGAGTAAAAGTTCGTATATATTTAACGTGTTGTTTTTTGGCAGCAAAATACAGATGACGTAGAGGCTGAAGACACGCCGTACCACattcaaaacaccaccaccaccgccaccacctccacagtaCCGCAAAGGCACCAGTATTGTCTGGCAAAAACGCGCATTATGAATGAAATTTGTCACACGTCACGTTGTCTGCTACCATAACATGTTGATGAACTAGTGTGTAGATGACACTTCAGTGATGTTTTCATATTGCTTGAACTTCGTGGATgatgagaaaagtgtgtgtgtgtgtgtgtgtgtgtgtgtgtgtgtgtgtgtgtgtgttgagatgtgCAGTTTTTAATTTGTCGCTGTattattgaagttttttttcttcctcgggACTATCATGCAGTTCTTTGCGTTGCAATGACAGTGAGTCGGAGTTTTTATTTGAAACAATAATAAGTCACGTGACGCTCACTCTGTCTCCTTAATGATGTTTGCTGAACAAAGCAGAGCATGGTTATTTTCATGTTACGGAGATGAAATGATAACTGTTTTTGCTGAGAAAATATGCATAAATGAATTTGACCTTAAAATAATTGTTTGTTATCAAAAATATTATAAGTAAATTAATTAGAAACATATACAATGAAACATTGCAATTCAGGTGATGTTTCGAGTCGAAGATGCTAGTTGTTAAACAAACTTTGTCTTTTTATAGTGGCTAATAGCTATATAACATTTACATTATATAGGAATTTAAATCATCCACATAAAGATATCCTTTGGTGGAATGGTACGAATGGAGGCCCCACTCAAACATTTAGTAACTTACTTTGGGTGATCTGTATTTGTTGATGTAGGGGATTAGCGTGGctgtgaaggagggagtgacGTGGACCTCAGCGCGAGGTGTTGTACACACTTCAGCTGCCGAGAGGGAACAGATGCGGGCGTTCCTCATCCGCCATCCGGCAGAGCTGGCGGTTGTTGTGGGTCGATGGGCGGGGCTTGAGTGGCTCACTCCCGCTCActcattcaacttttttttctttttcttttacgctCTGGATTAAAGTAGTGTGTTTTGGCTACCATGTTTTGTGGTCTGTTTCGCCCTGCCTTTCCAGTTTCTAGTATCAAAGAGGAGGCAAGTATAGCTGCTACTCGCTATGTCCCGCAGCTACAAGGGTAAAGTAttcaatttttgttttcttaatgcGTTTCTTATATCACCTGCTCAGCGATTTTTGCATTGGTTATTTCCAGACTGAActgaaattgaaagaagaaaaattaataagccAATCAgaacgggtgtgtgtgtgtgtgtgtgtgtgtgtgtgtgtgtgtgtaattcaccacggtcgtctgctggtcacccagccagtcttccccattgtgtgtgtgcgtgcgtgcgtgcgtgtgcgtgtgtgtgtgtgtgtgtgtgtgtgtgtgtgttattttaatGATGACTAcaataaatgacacacacacacacacacagcattaccAGATTCTTGTCCTGATTAAGAAGTACTGAATTGATATAGTTAGTTCTATTTTATATATaccatatttcctttcctttgagcAGCCGTAATGGAAGGTCTGCTTGAATGTCGTAAAGGATATTGTTGAGTTAAAGGCAGCACACGTTAACTGTAAAATCAATTTAGGAAAGCTCTCTAATGATATAATTTTGACTTGCTGGGAAGGCACAAGTATAGACCTTAGCACAGTCATTAAGCCCATCTTGTGCCGCTGCCGAATGTCTGGAAACAACAACCGATGTTCACAATAATAGGTAacactaagaaagaaaataaacgtatatgcatacatagataatcaaacaaataagtgaatattcaaatagattaaaagaaataagtaaattaataaaggtAATAATTACCACAATATCGCCATAATGATATGGGCCCATACAGATGATTATTTGCTTGTCTTTTGTCATGTACTTGCTCAAATAATGTAACAGTTTCAGGGAGTTTGCACTGTCCATTCATTTTCCAGTGTGCTCTGCAATGAAATAGACTGACATGTACCGTTGTGGATTTAAAGCCAATATTTTGAAACTCGCACGTCCGCAACAACCTCAGAATACGGATGTCTGTGGTGGAGAACTGAACAGTTTGTGATTGAAAATTGCATGAAAGGTAAATTTTTCAAAACTATACAGGTTTTTGGATTTAGGACTGTTCTTAAAAGACCTAGTGGTTGGAGAGTTTGGTGGTCGCCGTGTCtgtgctctttttcttttgttttttcttttcttttattttttatggagGTTGAGTTTCATTCACAATATTAGCTTATAACGTGCACCTGAGCTAAGCAAGCAGAATAAAATGCTTCATCTTTTGTGCCCCGCTGGGATAGTTTTCAGATACTATAATTCAAGTTCCGTTGAAGCAATAATGAAGCAAATTCTTGTGAGGACTGCTGTTTCCACTGCGTCCTGCTGTCAAAATCAGAGTACATATCCTAATATAACAAAGATTGGACAGTCAGTCTTATTGTGTACCGGGATGCATAGTAATATTCATTATCCTAGAAAAACACTCACCAGCAAGGATAGGATTACATGTTGCCTTTCCTGCTTGTTTTTACCTTTGTACTCCACAATAATCAGAGCTGGCTATTTTCATTTACCCTACggtatagctctctctctctctctctctctctctctctctctctctctctctctctccaccaacacacacagctTTTTCCTGAGAACACCGCCTTCATGATCACAGCGAGCTTTTCCGCCACTTCCTCGCTCTCTGGCGACGTCATGGTGACGTCATGGTCAGCTCGCGCTATGATTGGCTCTAATTTCGTcctgggacgaacccttccaGACTTGGTAAATATGCTACCGGGACACTAAGACTGATGGCAAAATTCGAAGAAAAAGGGTCATTGTTCtttgcttattcttttttttatgagaaatcgttttctttttacataagGTGGCTTTGGATAAGAAGAGCAAAGATTTCACTACAGAAAagatcctttcctttctttcatagaGTAGCATGACTTGCTTGGCTTTTGTCTCCATAACCGTGAAGGATGCGTGCGAAGCTCAAGGTCAATGCAAACCCTGCGCGCGAAACATGACACGGTGAAATGTCTTCTCTTACGGCGGTGTCACACtggcactttttccgtcgattaatgcgatttccgtctaGTTTTCAACtttccgcatgaacttatcgcatgaatatgtcagacgatagggatcgtttccgtctgcaaattttccgcctttgttttgcataccaagaccaagaccacaagacttgccgcgtctcctcaacctgcttctacgtgcattggttctacaactaaccatgaacgcattcatgcacgctttttggcttgtttagctcgtctaagtttcgtaatacacaatattacgttcagagcagcgtatctttgccgcagcgtggcctccatgtttgtttacattgtgttggccggaagtgacgacgaaacaccgtttgtgtgtgacaggccacagccaaaatattgtcgattttctgaaaaacgacggaaaaagtagacggaaaaagtgctagtgtgacaccgcctttagtGGTCTCAGTGCTGTCATCCTGCGTGGACTGCCGATCTGCCTCATCAGTAGGTAGGCTCCTCTTCCATGCAGCGCAACCGCATGCCTTACTGCAATTCGCCAAAATTGCACTGGACACGCTTGGCTGAGTGTAATCAGAATGTTTTGCATGTGCTTGCTTCATGAGGTGATCAACATTATCTtcacttttacttcttccttatctgAAGTCCAGACTTTTTcagaaccaatgcacgtagaagcaggttgaggagacgcggcaagtcttgtggtcttggtcttggtatgtaaataaaggcggaaaatttgcagacggaaacgatccctatcgtctgacaaattcatgcgataagttcatgcggaacgttgaaaaatcgacggaaatcgcattaatcgacggaaaaagtgctagtgtgacaccgccttaacatttgctgttgttgtttgtagtgacggtggtaatggaggtggtggtgctgctggtgactACTGATGAAGAGATGTCATTTAGAAAGGATAGAAGTGAAAGTTAGGgagaggtaggcaggcaggcaaacagagagagagagagagagagagagagaataggaccgatcgcgatctgctatgtaggtgccttcaaccgccagatgggttaattatttcacggcaagttggtcaactggaacgtacttttctgcacgttttgtaaatattaaatggtttaataaaatagttataatctatctaagaatgtactcgtggcatataagctaaaaagtggaaatatttatatatgtgtagagcgctcttctttaccatctccatttctgggacaaaaaagtagaaaataccattaataggtaaagcgtagttttaatgcctttttctttccataaaaaatcaatatgaattatattcatacagaaaatcacaacaattgatagtcttaagaaattaacagtatataggatattgtctgacatgcaccgagattgttctatcgaaacgtaaacaaatctagtgtgttaagagccatcgccacactcgctacacaacgacttcactatggataacactatggatattagtgaggatgaacttagaaaatggacagtgccaactctgagaaactttctgagatcaaaaggcataccaagttcgcttgttgtgattcagttaggaaaattcggtttcggtaatgttggccaggttatttcggcacagactccgatttttttttttttttttttaaatgctactcagtgatatttgctctacgatttttgagtggagcattatcctatgcagaaactctgacaattttgatgtatatatatatatatatatatatatatatatatatatatatatatatatatatatatatatatatatatatatatatatatatatatatatatatatatatatatatatatatatatatatatatatatatatatattagacttacaaaaaataatatgatgggacactggtacatccatactttgcaccattaggaaaatatatttgcatatttttatgtcattttcaatcagacacatagtgaaataaccaaacgtttatattatgaggaaTGTAGGTATgaatatcaatatcaatatatatatatatatatatatatatatatatatatatatatatatatatatatatatatatatacatatatatatatatatatatatatatatatatatatatatatatatatatatatatatatatatatatatatatatatatatatatattttttttttttttttaatagggcttccacaagagcgacagttcggAGCGATAGacaggaccaacttgtgaattaaaccagctggcgaacaattAAAACTACACAGATCGGTGTCAGTTGTCGAATACGGAtatcaggaaggaagaaaaaactggCTCCGATTAAACTAAGAGCACTTCGTCACGGATACTTGGTTAAGGGAGCTTTTTATCCG from the Portunus trituberculatus isolate SZX2019 chromosome 17, ASM1759143v1, whole genome shotgun sequence genome contains:
- the LOC123504976 gene encoding elongation of very long chain fatty acids protein AAEL008004-like, producing the protein MQPHAPAPASAPAPHPTNDPLENLKTTGKWVAVMLTISYMFGDLTVARQLNPDPRMNSWFLMSSPIPTILACFLFVAGVTWWGPQYMRDRKPISGLRPYMMAYNALQVVFSAWLFWEAGMGGWFGSYSFVCQRCDYSGNPQAMRMLRVGYWYLLSKFADFIDTIFFIMNKKNEHVSLLHVCHHSLMPVCMWYGVRHHSGGHTTLLIFLNAFVHTVMYLYYLLAAMGPRVRPFLWWKKYLTTLQIVQFLTVMAQNAMVFFVECAVPPVLLIWVNSMAVLFLILFTDFYIKAYRRTSKNEMVMSSRETSSKLSVQTDATTTIMTDVYRAELVRARTRI